DNA sequence from the Hoylesella buccalis ATCC 35310 genome:
TGGTGAGCAAAGAGCCTATATTGCTGATTATCAACGCCTCCTATTTTCAGCGTATTTGGAAGCAACTTACCTTGCGTTGGCGAATATTGAAATTATAGAGCCGAAAAAACGTACAGTTTTCTGTTTTTCGCCTTGTATTTTATCAAAAATCAGGAGGGCGTTGATACCTTTATTGATAAGAAAAATAAAGGTGCAAGTTTGCCGCTTTAATGGTTACACACTTTTGACGTATCAACGGTAAAACCATCTGAATGCGCAGGCTTAAACTTGCCGCGCTGCTCGAGAAAGTCGACCAACTGCGCCGCTGTCATTCCTTCTGCCGAACAAGTATAAAAGCGTTCGACTTCTCCGAAACGACTGATAATTGCTTTTACTAATTCTTCTTTGCTTGAATAGCTGTTTCCCTGCATCATTTGCAGGACTTCATGTCCATGTATCATTTGTGAGTTTTTGAGTTTATAAGTTTATAAGTTGGTGAGTTTGTGAGATTATATGTTTATGAGTTTGGTGAGTTTATAAGTTCGTAAGCTGATAAGTTTGGTGAGTTTAGTCAGCGATTTTCTGCCCTTGATAATAGGTGTTGAAAGTATCTTCGGCATAGCCATCGCCCACAACTTGAAAGGAACTAGCACTGGCACCGTTAACTTTACGGCCCATGAAATAAACGTCAAAAGAATCTTTCGCATAACCATCGCCTAAATACCGAAACGAATTACCGCTGGCACCAGACAGCTTGCGTCCCATATAGAACACGTTGAAAGTATCTTTTCCGTAATATCCACCCAGGTCTTGAAAGCTTCGCGCCGAGGCTCCTTCTACGTTCTTGCCATTGAACAGCACGGCATGCGACATAATCATATACCCCCGTGTACGATACATAAAACCCTCATCACCATCGTACGGACGATGGTAGTCATCACGTTTTAACCTGAATGTACGAGGATCAACATACCGCAACACATCGCCAAGATAGTAAACATGATAAGCATCTTTAGCATAACCATGCCCCAAATTGACAAAAGAATATACATCGGCCATGGATAAAGGCGTGCCGCAATAAAGCACCACACCTCCTGCTACTTGGTAATCGGCAGGACGACGCTGCGCCTTTACTTGGACAGTGAGCGTAACAAACAGCGCAAGGGCCAAGAGGCGAAAGGCCGAACTAAATGAAATCGATTTGCTCATCTTCATAATTGTTTAAAATTAAATTTGTATATCGTTACATCCAACGAGAGCTTTGTCTATGAGAAGGACAACTGTCAAAAAGGGTCATCACTACCCCTGTTGAAGCACTTTGTCTACTTGATGCAACAACCATTGTTGTTGTTCATCAATCGTCAGGTTACTGTTGTCCAGTTCGATGGCATCATCAGCCTTGCGAAGAGGCGACACCTCACGATGAGAGTCGATGTAATCGCGCTCTTGCACGTTCTTCAATATGTCGTCATAACGAGCAGACATGCCCTTTTGCTGCAACTCATCATAGCGACGTTGCGCACGAACTTCGGCAGAAGCCGTTACAAATATTTTGAGTTCGGCATGCGGAAACACCACCGTTCCGATGTCACGACCATCCATCACGATGCCCTTGTCCACACCCATGCGCTGTTGTTGAGCCACCAAGGCAGTGCGGACAAAGGGGAGAGCCGCAATCTTACTAACCTTTTCGCTCACCTGCATCGTCCTGATTTCTTGTTCCACTAGCTCGTCATTCAGGTAAGTGTCGGGCTTGCCCGTCTGTGCATTGAATTGGAAAGAAATGCGGATGTCAGGCATGGCCCGTTGCAAGGATGCCGCATCCGCCTCACCATCGGCTTCAAACAACTGATGGCGCAGCGCATAGAGCGTCACGGCGCGGTACATAGCACCCGTGTCTACATAGACATATCCTAACTGGCGAGCCAAATTTTTGGCCATGGTACTTTTGCCACATGATGAATAGCCGTCAATGGCAATCACGATTTTCTTCATATCTTATTTAGGGTATAACGGCCGATGCCAATGCCTCCCACAATTTATCATTGGGCGGCAACGGAGCCTCAACAACAATATTTTCTTTTGAAACGGGGTGAACAAACATTATTCGGCGTGCCAACAGACTGATGCTGCCATCGGGATTGCTGCGAGGTGCGCCATATTTTAGGTCGCCCTTGATAACACATCCCATATTAGCAAGTTGACAACGAATCTGGTGATGTCGCCCTGTCAGCAAGTTCACCTCTATAAGATGATAACGATCCGAATGGGCGATGACACGATATTTGAGTACTGCTTTCTTCGCATTTGGCACCTCTTGCGGATGCGCATAACTCTTGTTCTGCCGTTCGTTGCGCACCAACCAATCGGTCAGCACACCTTCTTCTGCTGGTGGCGCATTCTTGGTGATGGCCCAATACGTTTTATGTACCTGTCCTTCCTTGAACATCTTGTTGAGTCGTGTCAACGCCTTGGATGTTTTGGCGAAGACAACAAGTCCCCAAACAGGACGGTCAAGACGATGAACCACGCCCAAGAAAACATTTCCCGGCTTGTGGTATTTCTCCTTGATGTACTGTTTAACTGTTTCCGAAAGCGGTTCATCTCCGGTTTTATCACCTTGAACAATTTCACCGCTCCGCTTGGAAACAATAATGATGTGATTGTCTTCGTAAAGAGGGAGCATGGAAGGATTGGTTATTTAGTTGACAAGTTGACAAGTTAACAAGTTGACAAGCTGTTAGACCTTTTATTGATTTGGCCAATAACGAAACTATGTACTCGTCTGCTTATCATTTTAGTTAACGAGTTAACAAGTTGACAAGCTGTTAGACCTTTTATTGATTTGGCCAATAACGAAACTATGTACTCGTCTGCTTATCATTTTAGTTAACGAGTTAACAAGTTGACAAGCTGTTAGACCTTTTATTGACTTGCCCAATAACGAAACTATGTACTCGTCTGCTTATCATTTTAGTTAACGAGTTAACAAGTTGACAAGCTGTTAGACCTTTTATTGATTTGGCCAATAACGAAACTATTTATTCGTGAGCTTGTCATTTTGTTGACGAGTTAACAAGCTGTTAGACCTTTTGTTAACGCGCCAGATAACGAAACTATTAACTCGTCAACTTGTGAACTCGTCAACTCGTCAACTCTCAAAAACTCTACATATTCATCCCCCCATCAACCTGGATTACCTGGCCGCTGATGTAGCTTGAGAGGTCGGAAGCCAAGAACAATGCACAGCTGGCAATATCCTCAACCGT
Encoded proteins:
- a CDS encoding YecH family metal-binding protein, with translation MIHGHEVLQMMQGNSYSSKEELVKAIISRFGEVERFYTCSAEGMTAAQLVDFLEQRGKFKPAHSDGFTVDTSKVCNH
- a CDS encoding RluA family pseudouridine synthase → MLPLYEDNHIIIVSKRSGEIVQGDKTGDEPLSETVKQYIKEKYHKPGNVFLGVVHRLDRPVWGLVVFAKTSKALTRLNKMFKEGQVHKTYWAITKNAPPAEEGVLTDWLVRNERQNKSYAHPQEVPNAKKAVLKYRVIAHSDRYHLIEVNLLTGRHHQIRCQLANMGCVIKGDLKYGAPRSNPDGSISLLARRIMFVHPVSKENIVVEAPLPPNDKLWEALASAVIP
- a CDS encoding DKNYY domain-containing protein, with the protein product MSKSISFSSAFRLLALALFVTLTVQVKAQRRPADYQVAGGVVLYCGTPLSMADVYSFVNLGHGYAKDAYHVYYLGDVLRYVDPRTFRLKRDDYHRPYDGDEGFMYRTRGYMIMSHAVLFNGKNVEGASARSFQDLGGYYGKDTFNVFYMGRKLSGASGNSFRYLGDGYAKDSFDVYFMGRKVNGASASSFQVVGDGYAEDTFNTYYQGQKIAD
- the cmk gene encoding (d)CMP kinase; the encoded protein is MKKIVIAIDGYSSCGKSTMAKNLARQLGYVYVDTGAMYRAVTLYALRHQLFEADGEADAASLQRAMPDIRISFQFNAQTGKPDTYLNDELVEQEIRTMQVSEKVSKIAALPFVRTALVAQQQRMGVDKGIVMDGRDIGTVVFPHAELKIFVTASAEVRAQRRYDELQQKGMSARYDDILKNVQERDYIDSHREVSPLRKADDAIELDNSNLTIDEQQQWLLHQVDKVLQQG